A window of the Streptomyces luomodiensis genome harbors these coding sequences:
- a CDS encoding MDR family MFS transporter: MSVVRLRQATKESVSGLPRAFWWLWTSTLVNRLGGFVATFLAMYLTVGRGYSAMFAGLVGALHGLGGAVSAVVSGVLTDRLGRRPTLLVSQLSTAVTVAVLGFVQDPVAIAVVACLVGMTSNASRPAVQAMIADIVAPEDRVRAFSLNYWAINLGFAVSAAAAGLIARHGYLTLFLADAGMTLLCAVIVFARLPESRPERGAAVAGENAAGAATDPPEPEVGLGTVLRDRRFMAVVALSFLIATLIQQAFVALPVAMGTDGLSSTDFGVAIATNGVLIVAVQIPVTRFIEHRDPAPLLIASALLTGAGFGLTAFAGSVGMYALAVAVWTLGEVINSPTQMGLVARLSPTHGRGRYQGMYSLSWSLASLIAPLAGGAVIDRFGADTLWAASAVVGGVAAAGYAALGRAMRSGSGVEDSGGSGVEGSGVRSSGGEGSGGGGSEGKGSGVGAGAAEVG, from the coding sequence TTGCCATGTACCTGACCGTGGGCCGTGGTTATTCGGCGATGTTCGCCGGACTGGTCGGGGCGCTGCACGGGCTGGGCGGGGCGGTGTCGGCGGTGGTCTCCGGGGTGCTGACCGACCGGCTGGGGCGGCGGCCCACGCTGCTGGTCTCGCAGCTGTCGACGGCGGTCACGGTCGCCGTCCTGGGCTTCGTCCAGGACCCGGTCGCCATCGCCGTCGTGGCCTGCCTGGTGGGGATGACCAGCAACGCGTCACGGCCCGCCGTGCAGGCGATGATCGCCGACATCGTCGCCCCCGAGGACCGGGTGCGGGCCTTCTCGCTCAACTACTGGGCCATCAACCTCGGCTTCGCCGTCTCGGCGGCGGCGGCCGGGCTGATCGCGCGCCACGGCTATCTCACCCTCTTCCTGGCCGACGCCGGGATGACGCTGCTGTGCGCGGTCATCGTCTTCGCCAGGCTCCCGGAGTCCCGGCCGGAGCGGGGTGCGGCAGTCGCGGGTGAGAATGCGGCGGGGGCGGCGACTGACCCGCCGGAGCCGGAGGTCGGGCTGGGCACGGTGCTGCGGGACCGGCGGTTCATGGCCGTGGTCGCGCTGTCGTTCCTGATCGCGACCCTCATCCAGCAGGCGTTCGTGGCGCTGCCGGTGGCGATGGGAACGGACGGGCTGTCCAGTACGGACTTCGGCGTCGCGATCGCGACGAACGGCGTGCTGATCGTGGCCGTGCAGATCCCGGTGACGCGGTTCATCGAACACCGCGATCCGGCTCCCCTGCTGATCGCCTCCGCGCTGCTGACCGGAGCGGGCTTCGGGCTGACCGCCTTCGCCGGGTCGGTGGGGATGTACGCGCTGGCCGTGGCCGTCTGGACGCTCGGCGAGGTCATCAACTCGCCCACGCAGATGGGGCTGGTGGCCCGGCTCTCCCCGACCCATGGGCGCGGACGCTACCAGGGGATGTACAGCCTGTCGTGGTCCCTCGCCTCGCTCATCGCACCGCTCGCCGGCGGCGCGGTCATCGACCGCTTCGGCGCGGACACGCTGTGGGCGGCCAGCGCGGTCGTGGGGGGCGTGGCCGCCGCCGGGTACGCGGCGCTGGGGCGCGCGATGCGGAGCGGTTCTGGGGTTGAGGATTCTGGGGGTTCTGGTGTTGAGGGTTCCGGGGTGAGGAGTTCTGGGGGCGAGGGTTCGGGGGGTGGGGGATCTGAAGGCAAGGGTTCCGGGGTTGGTGCGGGTGCCGCTGAGGTGGGGTAG
- a CDS encoding M48 family metallopeptidase — protein sequence MIGAARSVLAVARAVLALALLAVFYALVAAMVLLWGAFLAAALWTAGEPGVQSPPTSVVTACAAFAPIVFGMVWAVVRTARPAAPREDAVTVTRRGAPELWRTVEELALGVGTRPPVQIRLTAEVNASVTEDAPLLGLAPGRRVLYLGVPLLVGLPPAELRAVLAHELGHFSRRHSRFGAVAHRGAAGLVAARQAIQDASAANDLVRLYAGGPLLLLGLYSRVFRWLTRPVRRRQELEAARVAGPGAVADALCSTEALAVAWQEFLADFLAPMRRATGRIPDDPFRAFAHMVEAPEVREPMAALRARAAERPAGPDDAHPALATRLERLARLPAREAREPGTEPRLPDPVPVPPRYAVELGRVLLSGPDAGTRVPWRDWLTELAEHRATRTLTPLAEAVRTVEEAEGTGRRRAEPDAERETAKPGAKRDAEQGAKPQTEPETEPDALTIQRVLRLLDGGRRMPLARALNSRLPHTEQTERDPLRPLADALAVLIGAQLVARGTAYWAMDWTGPSILVPPDGIAPETIHTWADTAVRLPGQTQRLGLHLAALGVDERAPLPTGPAPGEKARRISIAPGVTGPARRRITAVRALAFTVLVGMTGLMLALWANRDEPSYPGTPVTRWNDPYQPGGGTGTAPAPAPFPTYGFPTTPVWPTPPAYRLPPPSLPSIDIKPLLPRPTR from the coding sequence ATGATCGGTGCCGCCCGTTCGGTCCTCGCCGTCGCCCGTGCTGTCCTCGCCCTCGCCCTGCTCGCCGTCTTCTACGCGCTGGTCGCGGCCATGGTGCTGCTCTGGGGGGCGTTTCTGGCGGCGGCCTTGTGGACCGCCGGTGAGCCGGGGGTCCAGTCGCCGCCCACCAGCGTCGTCACCGCCTGCGCGGCGTTCGCGCCGATCGTCTTCGGCATGGTGTGGGCGGTGGTCCGCACCGCGCGGCCCGCCGCCCCGCGCGAGGACGCGGTGACGGTGACCCGGCGCGGGGCGCCCGAGTTATGGCGCACGGTCGAGGAGCTGGCGCTCGGCGTCGGCACCCGGCCGCCCGTCCAGATCCGGCTGACCGCGGAGGTCAACGCCTCGGTCACCGAGGACGCCCCACTCCTCGGGCTGGCCCCCGGCCGGCGCGTCCTCTACCTCGGCGTGCCCCTGCTGGTCGGCCTGCCGCCCGCCGAGCTGCGCGCCGTCCTCGCGCATGAGCTGGGCCACTTCTCCCGCCGCCACAGCCGCTTCGGCGCGGTGGCCCACCGGGGCGCGGCGGGCCTGGTCGCCGCCCGGCAGGCGATCCAGGACGCGTCGGCCGCCAATGACCTGGTGCGGCTGTACGCGGGCGGGCCGCTGCTGCTGCTCGGCCTCTACTCCCGTGTCTTCCGCTGGCTCACCCGTCCGGTCCGGCGGCGGCAGGAGCTGGAGGCCGCCCGGGTGGCGGGTCCGGGTGCCGTCGCCGACGCGCTGTGCTCCACGGAGGCGCTGGCGGTGGCGTGGCAGGAGTTCCTCGCCGACTTCCTCGCCCCGATGCGCCGGGCGACCGGCCGGATCCCCGACGATCCGTTCCGCGCCTTCGCCCATATGGTCGAGGCGCCCGAAGTACGAGAGCCGATGGCCGCGCTGCGCGCCCGCGCCGCCGAGCGGCCCGCCGGCCCCGACGACGCGCATCCGGCCCTGGCCACCCGGCTGGAACGGCTGGCGCGCCTGCCCGCCCGGGAAGCCCGGGAGCCCGGCACCGAACCCCGGCTCCCGGACCCCGTCCCCGTCCCGCCGCGGTACGCGGTCGAGCTGGGCCGCGTCCTGCTGTCCGGCCCGGACGCGGGGACCAGAGTGCCCTGGCGGGACTGGCTCACCGAACTGGCCGAACACCGCGCGACGCGGACCCTCACCCCACTGGCCGAGGCCGTGCGCACGGTCGAGGAGGCCGAGGGGACGGGACGACGGAGGGCGGAGCCGGACGCGGAACGAGAGACGGCGAAACCGGGCGCGAAGCGGGACGCGGAACAGGGTGCGAAACCGCAAACGGAGCCGGAAACGGAGCCGGACGCGCTGACGATCCAGCGGGTGCTGCGACTGCTGGACGGCGGCCGCCGGATGCCGCTCGCCCGCGCCCTCAACTCCCGACTGCCCCACACCGAGCAGACCGAGCGCGATCCACTTCGCCCCCTGGCCGACGCCCTGGCCGTGCTGATCGGGGCGCAGTTGGTCGCGCGGGGGACCGCGTACTGGGCGATGGACTGGACCGGCCCCAGCATCCTCGTACCGCCCGACGGCATCGCCCCCGAGACCATCCACACCTGGGCCGACACCGCCGTCCGGCTGCCCGGCCAGACCCAGCGGCTCGGGCTGCACCTGGCCGCCCTGGGCGTGGACGAACGCGCACCCCTGCCCACCGGCCCGGCGCCGGGGGAGAAGGCGCGGCGGATCAGCATCGCGCCGGGAGTCACCGGCCCCGCGCGCCGGCGGATCACCGCCGTACGGGCGCTGGCGTTCACCGTGCTGGTGGGGATGACGGGGCTGATGCTCGCGCTGTGGGCGAACAGGGACGAGCCGAGCTACCCCGGAACGCCGGTGACCCGGTGGAACGACCCCTACCAGCCGGGCGGCGGCACCGGCACCGCGCCCGCGCCTGCCCCGTTCCCGACCTACGGCTTCCCCACCACCCCCGTGTGGCCGACGCCCCCGGCCTACCGGCTGCCGCCGCCCTCGCTGCCGAGCATCGACATCAAACCGCTGCTCCCCAGGCCCACGCGGTGA
- a CDS encoding RNA polymerase sigma factor, translating to MSGTAEEITREERSEEEFDAFYARTYPWLAARAVMLSGNRQNAEDAVQEAYIEAMRRWPEVRACASPEAWVTTTMRRKLSRDGRRWWFRWKPVELTVPAATTATVEETAEALAALRALGTLPPRQRQVVVMHSLEGMSYQAISAELGISVGSVGSNLHKARARLSLLLDVSPELDRSGERLLTRTARDPLAVALYGAVEWLSDGFRSEPRRAEPGNDAGGLARDGDLDDARDGAWGDGRDAAWGDARDAAWGDVCADGRDAARDGVRDTTRAGVRDAVRDGVRDATRAGARDAARQGVPDATRAGARDAAQDGARDPARQGMQDGARDAARQGARNETRDTARNGVPDTTRERR from the coding sequence ATGAGCGGGACCGCAGAGGAGATCACGCGCGAAGAGAGGTCCGAGGAGGAGTTCGACGCCTTCTACGCCCGCACCTACCCCTGGCTGGCCGCCCGCGCGGTGATGCTCAGCGGCAACCGGCAGAACGCCGAGGACGCCGTGCAGGAGGCGTACATCGAGGCGATGCGCCGCTGGCCCGAGGTCAGGGCGTGCGCCTCGCCCGAGGCATGGGTGACCACCACCATGCGGCGCAAGCTCTCGCGGGACGGGCGCCGCTGGTGGTTCCGCTGGAAGCCGGTCGAGCTGACCGTCCCGGCCGCCACGACCGCCACCGTGGAGGAGACCGCCGAGGCGCTGGCCGCGCTGCGCGCACTCGGCACGCTGCCACCGCGCCAGCGCCAGGTGGTCGTCATGCATTCGCTGGAGGGCATGAGCTATCAGGCGATCTCCGCAGAGCTGGGGATCTCCGTCGGCAGCGTCGGCAGCAACCTGCACAAGGCCCGCGCCCGGCTGAGCCTGCTGCTCGACGTCTCCCCCGAGCTGGACCGCTCGGGCGAGCGCCTGCTGACCCGCACGGCGCGGGACCCGCTGGCCGTGGCGCTGTACGGGGCCGTGGAGTGGCTGTCGGACGGCTTCCGGAGCGAACCCCGCCGGGCGGAACCGGGGAACGATGCCGGGGGCCTTGCCCGGGACGGCGACCTGGACGACGCCCGCGACGGTGCCTGGGGCGACGGCCGCGATGCCGCCTGGGGCGACGCCCGCGACGCCGCCTGGGGCGACGTCTGCGCCGACGGCCGCGACGCCGCCCGGGACGGGGTCCGTGACACGACTCGGGCGGGGGTTCGTGATGCCGTCCGGGACGGGGTCCGTGACGCGACTCGGGCCGGGGCGCGTGATGCCGCCCGGCAAGGTGTCCCTGACGCCACTCGGGCCGGGGCGCGTGATGCCGCGCAGGACGGGGCACGCGATCCCGCCCGGCAAGGCATGCAGGACGGGGCACGTGATGCCGCCCGGCAGGGTGCCCGGAACGAGACACGCGACACCGCCCGCAACGGCGTCCCCGACACCACCCGGGAGCGCCGATGA
- a CDS encoding DUF4232 domain-containing protein: MPRKTALRRTRTRTVAAASLIAAAALSLTACGSDGSDTDAKGNPSTVASPIHPDPNTSAIHPNDASNGSPKADTLTSDASDSSSSANRCASDQLEAAWSNFEGGPDMEYDGQQTARVVLKNTGTKDCTMVGFPGVQLQTGHGETWDLRRTNDKPAPVTLDAGGRAAFDITFLASTRDDDRKFAPSQVVITPPNERRNIVLDWPYGGALLDQSGATRPGTYVGPVSEPQT; the protein is encoded by the coding sequence ATGCCGCGCAAGACCGCTCTCCGCCGCACCCGCACCCGCACCGTCGCCGCCGCCTCGCTGATCGCCGCTGCCGCGCTCTCGCTCACCGCCTGCGGAAGCGACGGTTCCGACACCGACGCCAAGGGAAACCCGTCCACGGTCGCCTCGCCCATCCACCCGGACCCGAACACTTCGGCCATCCACCCGAACGATGCCTCCAACGGCTCGCCCAAGGCCGACACCCTGACGAGCGACGCCTCCGACAGCTCCTCGTCGGCGAACCGCTGCGCCAGCGACCAGTTGGAGGCCGCGTGGTCGAACTTCGAGGGCGGCCCGGACATGGAGTACGACGGACAGCAGACCGCCCGGGTGGTGCTGAAGAACACCGGCACGAAGGACTGCACCATGGTCGGCTTCCCGGGTGTGCAGCTCCAGACCGGGCACGGCGAGACCTGGGACCTGCGGCGCACCAATGACAAGCCGGCGCCGGTGACGCTCGACGCCGGCGGACGGGCCGCCTTCGACATCACGTTCCTGGCGTCGACCCGCGACGACGACCGGAAGTTCGCGCCGAGCCAGGTCGTCATCACTCCGCCGAACGAGCGCCGCAACATCGTGCTGGACTGGCCCTACGGCGGCGCGCTGCTGGACCAGTCGGGCGCCACCCGCCCGGGGACCTACGTCGGCCCGGTCAGCGAGCCGCAGACCTGA
- a CDS encoding YbjN domain-containing protein, with protein MSDAKAVIERTLRDAELEWESPSDGTFVVTLPGTRKLSTTCSLRVGRHSLSVNAFVVRHPDENHEAVHRWLLERNTRLYGVSYAIDQLGDIYLVGKLPLAAVTPEEVDRLLGTVLENADGSFNTLLEMGFATAIRKEYAWRTSRGESTRNLEAFSNLTRDTAK; from the coding sequence GTGTCCGATGCCAAGGCCGTGATCGAGCGGACCCTGCGCGACGCCGAGCTCGAATGGGAGAGCCCGTCCGACGGCACCTTCGTCGTCACGCTCCCGGGCACCCGCAAGCTGTCGACCACCTGCTCGCTGCGGGTCGGCCGGCACTCCCTCTCCGTCAACGCCTTCGTCGTCCGCCACCCCGACGAGAACCACGAGGCCGTCCACCGCTGGCTGCTGGAGCGCAACACCCGGCTCTACGGGGTGAGTTACGCCATCGACCAGCTCGGCGACATCTACCTGGTGGGCAAGCTGCCGCTCGCCGCCGTCACCCCGGAGGAAGTCGACCGGCTGCTCGGCACCGTGCTGGAGAACGCGGACGGCAGCTTCAACACCCTGCTGGAGATGGGGTTCGCCACCGCCATCCGCAAGGAGTACGCGTGGCGCACCTCGCGCGGCGAATCCACCCGCAACCTCGAGGCGTTCAGCAATCTGACGCGCGACACGGCGAAGTGA
- the mshA gene encoding D-inositol-3-phosphate glycosyltransferase, whose protein sequence is MSQYAPRLGGLRGRPHAPFGVPSHQRFRRVPRRPRRIAMLSVHTSPLHQPGTGDAGGMNVYIVELAKRLAAIDIEVEIFTRSTTAALPPVVELAPGVLVRHVDAGPYEGLAKEDLPAQLCAFTHGVMQAWAGHRPGYYDLVHSHYWLSGHVGWLAAERWGVPLVHAMHTMAKVKNAALAEGDTPEPAARVIGEQQIVRAADRLIANTGEEAEELVRHYEAARELVAVVHPGVNLDRFRPADGRAAARARLGLPADALIPLFAGRIQPLKAPDILLHAVAHLLEEDPSLRGRMVVPVVGGPSGSGLAKPEGLHKLAARLGICDVVRFRPPCVQDELADWYRAASVLVMPSYSESFGLVAIEAQACGTPVVAASVGGLPVAVRDGVSGTLIDGHDPADYARALRPFAQDPGRSERMGAAAARHAESFGWDTSAAATAEVYTEALRERRRLRSAHG, encoded by the coding sequence GTGAGCCAGTACGCGCCCCGGCTCGGCGGCCTGCGAGGCCGGCCCCATGCACCGTTCGGCGTCCCGTCCCACCAGCGGTTTCGCCGCGTTCCGCGGCGGCCGCGGCGGATCGCGATGCTCAGCGTGCACACCTCGCCGCTGCATCAGCCCGGCACCGGCGACGCCGGGGGGATGAACGTCTACATCGTCGAGCTGGCCAAGCGCCTGGCCGCCATCGACATCGAGGTGGAGATCTTCACCCGGTCCACCACCGCCGCGCTCCCCCCGGTCGTCGAGCTCGCCCCCGGGGTGCTCGTACGGCATGTGGACGCGGGGCCCTACGAGGGGCTGGCGAAGGAGGACCTGCCGGCGCAGCTGTGCGCCTTCACGCACGGGGTCATGCAGGCGTGGGCCGGGCACCGGCCCGGCTATTACGATCTCGTCCACTCCCACTACTGGCTCTCCGGCCACGTCGGCTGGCTGGCCGCCGAGCGCTGGGGAGTGCCCCTGGTGCACGCCATGCACACCATGGCCAAGGTCAAGAACGCCGCGCTGGCGGAGGGCGACACCCCCGAACCCGCGGCCCGCGTCATCGGGGAACAGCAGATCGTCCGCGCCGCCGACCGGCTGATCGCCAACACCGGCGAGGAGGCCGAGGAGCTGGTGCGCCACTACGAGGCGGCGCGCGAGCTGGTCGCGGTCGTCCACCCCGGGGTGAACCTCGACCGCTTCCGGCCCGCCGACGGCCGGGCCGCCGCCCGTGCCCGGCTGGGGCTGCCGGCCGACGCGCTCATACCCCTCTTCGCCGGGCGCATACAGCCGCTCAAGGCCCCCGACATCCTGCTGCACGCGGTCGCCCACCTCCTGGAGGAGGACCCCTCGCTGCGCGGGCGCATGGTCGTCCCCGTGGTGGGCGGCCCCAGCGGCAGCGGCCTGGCCAAGCCCGAGGGGCTGCACAAGCTGGCGGCGCGGCTCGGCATCTGCGATGTGGTCCGGTTCCGGCCGCCCTGCGTCCAGGACGAGCTCGCGGACTGGTACCGGGCGGCGTCCGTGCTGGTCATGCCGTCGTACAGCGAGTCGTTCGGGCTGGTGGCGATCGAGGCCCAGGCATGCGGCACCCCGGTCGTGGCGGCCTCGGTGGGCGGTCTGCCGGTGGCCGTACGCGATGGGGTCAGCGGCACGCTGATCGACGGCCACGACCCCGCCGACTACGCCCGTGCCCTGCGCCCCTTCGCGCAGGACCCGGGACGGTCGGAGCGTATGGGCGCGGCCGCGGCCCGACACGCCGAGTCCTTCGGCTGGGACACCTCCGCCGCGGCCACGGCGGAGGTCTATACGGAGGCGCTGCGTGAGCGGCGTCGCCTACGATCGGCCCATGGGTGA
- a CDS encoding class I SAM-dependent methyltransferase: MPARVPPPSRPIGSATRGTTNPNRLRRMDRWIAAAHGAALRRAGEAPVAVDLGYGAAPWTAVELLDRLRTVRAGTRVVGVEIDPGRVAAARPYERDGLTFAHGGFEVPLPDGARPALIRAANVLRQYEEDEVAAVWRRLCARLAPGGLLVEGTCDEIGRRHVWVALDPAGPRTVTFAARLGSLERPSDLAERLPKALIHRNVPGEPVHAFLRDFDRAWAAAAPYAPLSARQRWIRSAQTLRAEGWPLTDGPRRWRQGEVTVRWEALAPQG; encoded by the coding sequence ATGCCCGCCCGCGTACCCCCGCCGTCCCGTCCGATCGGTTCGGCGACCCGTGGGACGACCAACCCCAATCGGCTGCGCCGGATGGACCGGTGGATAGCGGCGGCGCACGGGGCCGCGTTGCGGCGGGCCGGCGAGGCACCGGTGGCGGTGGACCTGGGGTACGGGGCGGCCCCCTGGACCGCCGTCGAGCTGCTGGACCGGCTGCGGACCGTACGGGCCGGGACCCGCGTGGTGGGCGTCGAGATCGACCCCGGACGCGTGGCCGCCGCGCGGCCGTACGAGCGCGACGGGCTCACCTTCGCGCACGGCGGCTTCGAGGTGCCGCTGCCGGACGGGGCCCGCCCCGCGCTCATCCGGGCGGCCAATGTGCTGCGGCAGTACGAGGAGGACGAGGTCGCCGCCGTGTGGCGGCGGCTGTGCGCCCGGCTGGCGCCCGGCGGGCTGCTGGTGGAGGGCACCTGCGACGAGATCGGGCGGCGGCACGTATGGGTCGCGCTCGACCCGGCCGGCCCGCGCACCGTGACCTTCGCGGCCCGCCTCGGCTCCCTGGAACGCCCCTCCGACCTGGCCGAACGGCTCCCCAAGGCGCTGATCCACCGCAATGTGCCGGGCGAACCGGTGCACGCCTTCCTGCGCGACTTCGACCGCGCCTGGGCGGCCGCCGCCCCGTACGCGCCGCTCAGCGCGCGTCAGCGCTGGATACGCAGCGCCCAGACGCTGCGCGCCGAGGGCTGGCCGCTCACCGACGGGCCGCGACGCTGGCGCCAGGGGGAGGTCACGGTGCGGTGGGAGGCGCTGGCGCCCCAGGGCTGA